In Salinisphaera sp. LB1, one genomic interval encodes:
- a CDS encoding CopD family protein — protein sequence MAYLIALHSLAATIWVGGLFFLVGVLRPAASSVPLGERLPLLSIALGRFFLWVWIAIFTLLVTGYAMTGLLGGIAVVPAYINVMQALAWIMIALYAHMFFAPWKRVRAALAAGALADAGRAMNQLRLFATASLWLGLLIIAIATGGSYGLL from the coding sequence ATGGCCTATCTCATCGCGTTGCATTCGCTGGCCGCCACCATCTGGGTGGGCGGGTTGTTCTTTCTGGTTGGTGTGCTGCGGCCGGCGGCCTCGTCGGTGCCGCTGGGCGAGCGGTTGCCATTGTTGTCGATCGCGCTCGGCCGTTTCTTTCTGTGGGTCTGGATCGCGATCTTCACGCTGTTGGTCACCGGCTATGCGATGACGGGGCTGCTCGGCGGCATCGCCGTGGTGCCGGCCTATATTAACGTAATGCAGGCGCTGGCCTGGATCATGATCGCGCTGTATGCGCATATGTTCTTCGCGCCCTGGAAACGGGTGCGGGCGGCGCTGGCGGCCGGCGCGCTGGCCGATGCCGGCCGGGCCATGAATCAGTTGCGCCTGTTCGCCACCGCCAGTCTGTGGCTCGGGCTGCTGATCATCGCGATCGCCACCGGCGGCAGCTACGGGTTGCTGTAG
- a CDS encoding phosphoribosylaminoimidazolesuccinocarboxamide synthase, with amino-acid sequence MPETLFESELHSLPLLMRGKVRDVYAVGVDYLLIVATDRLSAFDVVLPDPIPGKGAVLTELTHFWFDRFAGTVADQRVDMPLERILDDAEIAQVAGRAMLVRRLDALPIEAVVRGYVIGSGWKDYQATGAISGIALPEGLAQAEKLAEPIFTPATKAAAGDHDETISFERTAEIIGPERAAEVRDVATGLYRSAADYAAERGIIIADTKFEFGVDQNDQLVLIDEVLTPDSSRFWPADQYATGMSPPSFDKQYVRDYLETLDWDKTAPGPRLPADVIANTAAKYAEARDRLIGR; translated from the coding sequence ATGCCCGAAACGCTTTTTGAATCCGAACTGCACAGCCTGCCGCTGCTCATGCGCGGCAAGGTGCGCGATGTCTACGCAGTCGGTGTCGATTATCTGTTGATCGTGGCCACCGACCGGTTGTCGGCCTTCGATGTGGTGTTGCCCGATCCGATTCCGGGCAAGGGCGCGGTGCTCACCGAGCTGACCCATTTCTGGTTCGATCGCTTCGCCGGCACGGTGGCCGACCAGCGTGTCGACATGCCGCTCGAGCGGATTCTCGACGACGCCGAAATCGCGCAGGTCGCAGGCCGGGCGATGCTCGTGCGGCGGCTCGACGCGCTGCCGATCGAAGCGGTCGTCCGCGGTTACGTGATCGGCTCGGGCTGGAAGGATTACCAGGCCACCGGCGCGATCTCCGGCATCGCGCTGCCCGAGGGCCTGGCTCAGGCCGAGAAACTGGCCGAGCCCATATTCACCCCGGCGACCAAGGCCGCGGCCGGCGATCACGACGAAACCATCTCCTTCGAGCGTACCGCCGAGATCATTGGCCCCGAGCGCGCGGCCGAGGTGCGCGATGTCGCGACCGGCCTCTATCGCTCGGCGGCCGACTACGCGGCCGAGCGCGGCATCATCATTGCCGACACCAAGTTCGAATTCGGCGTCGATCAGAATGATCAGCTCGTGCTCATCGACGAAGTGCTCACCCCCGATTCCTCGCGCTTCTGGCCGGCCGACCAATACGCCACCGGCATGAGCCCGCCCAGTTTCGACAAACAGTACGTGCGCGACTATCTGGAAACGCTGGACTGGGACAAGACGGCGCCGGGGCCGCGTCTGCCGGCCGACGTGATCGCCAATACGGCGGCCAAGTACGCCGAAGCGCGCGACCGCCTGATCGGCCGCTGA
- a CDS encoding ABC-type transport auxiliary lipoprotein family protein — translation MTPCPRFFQRLAMLALVVMAASAMFGLTGCSVLSGGDHYPTRYTLDAGSSEPTSASTPSTGYTLDLRPVSAPDWLNSKRMLYRLDYANNAKLAAYTRSAWADTPARLVGDNLRDALSASGLFPAVLANASGQADLALQLELTDFSQHFSSRTASQGRISATATLLRADNGAVIAQKRFQTTAPASNANAVGGVAALAKADTQLDRDIRQWLAHTLAHCGKTCPPPGQH, via the coding sequence ATGACGCCATGCCCCCGTTTTTTCCAACGCCTGGCCATGCTCGCGCTCGTCGTGATGGCTGCCAGCGCCATGTTCGGCCTGACCGGCTGCAGCGTACTCAGTGGCGGCGACCACTATCCGACGCGCTATACCCTGGACGCCGGCTCGTCGGAACCGACAAGCGCCAGCACGCCATCGACCGGGTATACGCTGGACCTGCGCCCGGTCAGCGCACCGGACTGGCTGAATTCCAAACGCATGCTGTACCGGCTGGACTACGCCAACAACGCCAAGCTTGCCGCCTATACCCGCTCCGCGTGGGCCGACACACCGGCCCGGCTGGTGGGTGACAATCTGAGGGATGCGCTATCGGCGTCCGGGCTGTTCCCGGCCGTGCTCGCCAACGCTTCCGGCCAGGCCGATCTCGCGCTGCAACTCGAACTGACGGATTTCTCGCAGCACTTCTCGTCGCGCACGGCCAGCCAGGGCCGGATCAGCGCTACCGCCACGCTGCTGCGTGCCGACAACGGCGCAGTGATCGCGCAGAAGCGCTTCCAGACCACCGCACCGGCGTCGAATGCGAACGCCGTCGGCGGCGTAGCTGCGTTGGCGAAAGCCGATACACAGCTGGATCGCGATATTCGCCAGTGGCTCGCGCATACGCTGGCCCACTGCGGCAAAACCTGCCCGCCGCCGGGCCAACACTGA